A window of Plantibacter sp. PA-3-X8 genomic DNA:
CCGAGGGAGGTCGCTGATCGGCGGATCGGTCCGACTAGCGGACGTGGATCGCGCCGGTGCGGAGGTCGGTCATGTCGTGCAGCGTGTACATGCCACCGATCCGACCCCAGCCGGTGCCCTTGCCACCCGCACCACCGAACGGCATGTTGATGTCCCACCAGCCGTTGGAGTCGTTGACGATGACCTGACCGGTCTCGAGCTCCTCCATGAAGCGGTAGGCCTTCGACAGGCTCTCGGTGAACACCGCGGACTGCAGGCCGAGCGCGTCGGCGTTGGCGATACGGAGGATGTCGTCGTCGTCCTGCGCCGTGAGGATGGGGAGGACCGGACCGAACGACTCCTCGCGCGACAGCAGGCTGTCCTCGGAGACGCCGTCGACGATCGTGAAGTCGTAGTAGAGGTCCGTCGGGTGGCCGGTGGCACGACCGCCGCCGAGCAGGATGTCGAAGCCGAGCGAGCGGGCCTCGGCGAGGTGGCGGTCCATCTTCGCGGCGACACCCTCGTTGTTGAGCGGGCCGAGGTTGATCCCCTCGTCGAAGGGGTTGCCGAGTCGCACGGTGGCTTTCGCGTAGGCGAGGGCGGCCTCGACGAAGGCGTCGTGGACGTTGTGGTGGACGATGAGCCGCTCGGTCGCGCAGCAGACCTGCCCGCCGCTGTAGAACGCGGAGTCGACGGCGGCCTTCGCGGCTCGTTCGATGTTCGCGTCCTCGAGGACGACGATCGGGCCGTTGCCGGAGCACTCCATGAGCGAGCGCTTGAGGCCCGCGGTGCGGACGATCTTCGCGCCGGTGGCGGAGGAGCCGATGAAGCCGATCGCGTCGATGCCGTCGTGGGAGACGAGCTCGGAACCGAACGCGCCGTCGCCGGGGAGGACGCTGACGAGCCCGGCCGGGACGCCGGCCTCGACGAGGCAGTCCATCGCCGCGAGGACCGCGAGGGGCGTGTTGCTCGGCGGTTTGACGATGCAGGCGTTGCCGGTCGCGAGGCCCGGGGCGACGAACTCGCTGAACATGAGGAGCGGGAAGTTCCAGGGCGTGATGATGCCCCAGACACCGACCGGCGCGCGCCAGGTGAACATGCGCTTGTCGATGTCGCTCGACGGCAGCGTCTCGCCGTAGAGACGGAGGGCGTCCTCGGCGTGGAGGTGGAAGAGCTGCGCGGCCTCGGCGATGTCGGCGATCGACTCGGCGAGCGGCTTGCCCTGCTCCAGCGTCTGCAGGCGGGCGAGCTCCTCCACGCGGGCGTTGATGGCATCACCGACGCGGTGACAGATCTCCGCGCGCTTGAACACGCCGAGCTTCCGCCACTCCCGCTGCGCCTCGTGCGCACGTCGCACCGCCTCGTCGAGTTCGGCGGTGCCGGCCACGGGGATCGACGCGATGACGTCACCGGTGACGGGGCTGATCACCTCCGAGCGCTCCGAGCTGGTTCCGTCGGTGAACTCGCCGGCGATGAAGAGCTGGGTGCGAGTGGGTGTCGGCAACGTGGTCATTCCGGACCTCCTGGTGTCGTGGCTGGGCCGACGACGCCGAACAGCGTCGTGCGGATGTCGTCGGGAGAATGTGGGATCAGCCTAGGACCTTGCGATTCCTCGAACAAGCAGTATTGTTTCGTCAAAGTTACGATTACAACAACGAGACCGACACGATCTTGTCGTCACAACAATTCTTCGGCACATTGAGTGCACCAACAGCGAGACAGCGACGTCCCGTCCCCCACGAATCGAGAAGAGCCCATGTCGAACGAACACGTCACCAGCACCGACGAGACCACGCACCTGCCGAAACGGATGCGCTGGTTCGACGGCTTCGCCATGGCGATGACCATGCCCGCCGCGCTCATCGCCACCCTCGGCGCCTCCATCACCGGCCTCGGCGGCTGGGGGGCCGCCGTCCTGTGGGCGATCTCCATGATCCTCGCCATGGGCGTCAACTGGATCTACACCGAGCTCGCCACCATGTTCCCGAACTCCTCCGGCGGGATCGCGCACTACGCGGCCGAAGCGTGGAAGTCGCGTGCACCCTGGGTCGCACCGATCACGGGCGTCGGCTACTGGCTCCCCTGGGGCACCAACCTCGCCACCTACGGTGCGGTCACCGGGGCACTCATCCAGGCGCAGTGGTTCCCGAACGAGGACTGGGTGATCCAGCTCGGCCCGATCTCCATCACCTTCCCGATCCTCATCGGGCTCGGCGTCATCGGCGTGATGTACCTCATCAACGTGATCGGCGTCCGCGTCACGATGGCGTTCGTCTACATCACGGCGGGCATCCTGCTCATCCCGCTGTTCGTGTTCATCGTCTTCCCGCTGTTCAGCGCCGACTGGGCACCGCTCGACCTCACCTGGAAGCTCGAGGGCATCGAGGGCCTGCACACCGCGATCGTCTGGCTGTACATCATGGCGTGGACCACCTTCGGCATCGAGGTCTGCGCGACCTTCGCCCCGGAGTACCGCGACTCGGTGAAGGACACGACCAAGGCGATCAAGGCCTCCGTCCTCTTCTGCCTCGGCGTCTTCTTCGTCATCCCGCTGACCCTCGGCGGCTACGCGGGTGAAGCGGCGATCGCCGACAACCCGGCGACCTTCTTCGTCGCCAGCTTCGCCTCGCTCGTCGGTGGCGCCGCGGACGTCATGGTGCTCTGCCTCATCGCCTCGCTGCTGCTCATCATGACCACCTCGGTGGCCGACGCCTCACGCGTGCTGTTCAACATGGGCAAGGAGCGCGTCACCGTCCCGTCACTCGGCGTGCTCAACCGTCGCGGTGTGCCGTTCCGCTCGCTCAACGTGATGCTCGTCATGAACGTCGTGATCCTCGTCGTGCTGCAGAACCCGCTCGCGATCATCGTGACCGGCAACCTCGGCTACATCCTCACGCACTTCTTCGCCGTCTCCGGCTTCTTCCTGCTGCGCAAGGACCGCCCCGACGCCGTCCGCCCGATCCGCCTGCCGCGCTTCTTCGTGCCGCTGTCGGTCGTGCTGTCGGTGCTCCTCGCGATCATCCTCATCGTCGGTGCCACCGGATTCTCCACCACGGGCTACGGCGGGTTCCTCGAGCTCGGCATCGCGCTCGGGCTGCTCGCGCTGGGCGTCGTGATCTGGCTGTTCGTGCAGCGGAGCACCAAGCGCGACGCGGGGCTCGGGACCGACGGGGCGTCCGCCGGAACCCCACGTGCCGAGGCCGAACGCACCGACGCCGCCCGCACCGACTGACCGCGCACCACGCGACCGCACCGAACCACGCACCACAGGGGACCCACCATGAGAACCACCTACGAACTGGCCGAAGAACTCGCCGACACCGCACGCCTGCGGGACCAGCTGGACTCGGCCGAACCGGAGCCGTACTGGCTCGACGACCCGGCACGGCCCGCTCCACTCCCCCGCCTCGAGGCGGACGTCGAGACGGACCTGGCGATCGTCGGTGGTGGGTACTCGGGCCTGTGGACCGCCCTGCTCGCGAAGGAGCGCGACCCGGACCGCCGGGTCGTGCTCCTCGAGGGCCGGCGCATCGCGTGGGCCGCGTCCGGTCGCAACGGCGGGTTCTGCGAGCCGAGCCTCACCCACGGATCGTCGAACGGCAAGAGCCGCCTGCCGCACGAGTTCGACCGTCTGGAGGAGCTGGGGCGCGAGAACCTGCGCGAGATCGGCGAGACCATCGCCCGGTACGGAATGGACTGCGACTGGGAGGAGACGGGGCTGCTGCAGGCGGCGACGGCTCCGCACCACGTCGACTGGTTGCGCGAGAGTGCCGAGGAGCACGGCGCCCGGTTCCTCGACCGCGAGGCGATGCAGGCGGAGGTCCACTCGCCGATCTTCCAGGCCGGCCTGTTCGAGCCCACCGGAGCGGCGCTCGTCAACCCGGCCAAGCTGGCGTGGGAGCTGCGACGCGTCTGCCTCGACCTGGGTGTGGAGATCCACGAGTACACGCACGTCCGCTCGATCCGGTCGGACGCGACGTCGGTCACCCTGACGACGACGCACGGCTCGGTCGTCGCGAAGCACGTCGCCCTCGGCACCAACGTCTTCAAGGCACTCATCCCGAGTGCCCGGAAGTACACGGTGCCGGTCTACGACTACGCGCTGATGACGAATCCACTCTCCGCCGAGCAGCTCGAAAGCCTGGGATGGAAGGGCCGTCAGGGCATCTCCGACCTCGACAACCGCTTCCACTACTCGCGACTCACGACCGACGCGAACGGGTCGACCCGCATCCTCTACGGCGGCTACGACGCGGTGTACAACTACGGCGGGCGCGTCGAGCCGCGGTTCGACCAGCGCGAGGAGTCCTTCCTCAAGCTCGCCGCCCACTTCGCCCACACCTACCCGCAACTCGCCGACCTCGGCTTCTCCCACAAGTGGGGCGGCGCGATCGACACCTGCGGGCGGTTCTTCTCCTTCTTCGAGACCGCGCACGGCGGCAAGGTCGCGCACGCGGCCGGGTTCACCGGCCTCGGTGTCGGGGCGACGCGGTACGGCGCGAACGTCATGCTCGACCTCCTCGCCGGCGCGCCGACCGAGCGCACGACGATGGACTTCGTCCAGAAGAAGCCGACGCCGTTCCCGCCCGACCCGCTCGCGTTCATCGGTGCGCGCATCTCGCTGTCGGAGATGGCCCGAGCAGACCGCAATGAGGGCAAGCGCGGGCTCTGGCTCCGCGCGATGGACGCCGTCGGTCTGGGCTTCGACTCCTGAGCCGGGTTTCGATGCAGGAGCCGCAGTCCAACCCATGACAGGCGGAGCCTGGTTCGATACGGTGCAGGTGGT
This region includes:
- a CDS encoding aldehyde dehydrogenase — its product is MTTLPTPTRTQLFIAGEFTDGTSSERSEVISPVTGDVIASIPVAGTAELDEAVRRAHEAQREWRKLGVFKRAEICHRVGDAINARVEELARLQTLEQGKPLAESIADIAEAAQLFHLHAEDALRLYGETLPSSDIDKRMFTWRAPVGVWGIITPWNFPLLMFSEFVAPGLATGNACIVKPPSNTPLAVLAAMDCLVEAGVPAGLVSVLPGDGAFGSELVSHDGIDAIGFIGSSATGAKIVRTAGLKRSLMECSGNGPIVVLEDANIERAAKAAVDSAFYSGGQVCCATERLIVHHNVHDAFVEAALAYAKATVRLGNPFDEGINLGPLNNEGVAAKMDRHLAEARSLGFDILLGGGRATGHPTDLYYDFTIVDGVSEDSLLSREESFGPVLPILTAQDDDDILRIANADALGLQSAVFTESLSKAYRFMEELETGQVIVNDSNGWWDINMPFGGAGGKGTGWGRIGGMYTLHDMTDLRTGAIHVR
- a CDS encoding APC family permease: MSNEHVTSTDETTHLPKRMRWFDGFAMAMTMPAALIATLGASITGLGGWGAAVLWAISMILAMGVNWIYTELATMFPNSSGGIAHYAAEAWKSRAPWVAPITGVGYWLPWGTNLATYGAVTGALIQAQWFPNEDWVIQLGPISITFPILIGLGVIGVMYLINVIGVRVTMAFVYITAGILLIPLFVFIVFPLFSADWAPLDLTWKLEGIEGLHTAIVWLYIMAWTTFGIEVCATFAPEYRDSVKDTTKAIKASVLFCLGVFFVIPLTLGGYAGEAAIADNPATFFVASFASLVGGAADVMVLCLIASLLLIMTTSVADASRVLFNMGKERVTVPSLGVLNRRGVPFRSLNVMLVMNVVILVVLQNPLAIIVTGNLGYILTHFFAVSGFFLLRKDRPDAVRPIRLPRFFVPLSVVLSVLLAIILIVGATGFSTTGYGGFLELGIALGLLALGVVIWLFVQRSTKRDAGLGTDGASAGTPRAEAERTDAARTD
- a CDS encoding FAD-binding oxidoreductase — encoded protein: MRTTYELAEELADTARLRDQLDSAEPEPYWLDDPARPAPLPRLEADVETDLAIVGGGYSGLWTALLAKERDPDRRVVLLEGRRIAWAASGRNGGFCEPSLTHGSSNGKSRLPHEFDRLEELGRENLREIGETIARYGMDCDWEETGLLQAATAPHHVDWLRESAEEHGARFLDREAMQAEVHSPIFQAGLFEPTGAALVNPAKLAWELRRVCLDLGVEIHEYTHVRSIRSDATSVTLTTTHGSVVAKHVALGTNVFKALIPSARKYTVPVYDYALMTNPLSAEQLESLGWKGRQGISDLDNRFHYSRLTTDANGSTRILYGGYDAVYNYGGRVEPRFDQREESFLKLAAHFAHTYPQLADLGFSHKWGGAIDTCGRFFSFFETAHGGKVAHAAGFTGLGVGATRYGANVMLDLLAGAPTERTTMDFVQKKPTPFPPDPLAFIGARISLSEMARADRNEGKRGLWLRAMDAVGLGFDS